From a region of the Synechococcus sp. RS9916 genome:
- a CDS encoding glycerol-3-phosphate dehydrogenase/oxidase, producing the protein MSEPLDLLVIGGGASGASVTYEAARRGLSVALLEGSDLSCGTSCRSTKLLHGGVRYLELAFKTADPAQLRLVREALLERGHWLRQAPFLAQRLELALPTNGLIGQLYYRMGLGVYDALAGQTSIGSSRWLSKTQLHQALPQIKPGLNGGVAYSDGQFDDARLNLLLALTAEQAGAQILPGCRVTSLTKDGSGRINGAISMNADGQEQRWTARAVVNATGIQADSIRQMADPDVPDRMLTSRGVHLVLRANLCPAGVGLLLPSTDDGRVLFMLPFFGRTLVGTTDTACSLTAAATPSQDERDYLLAYVRRWFPQLSDLDVGSSWAGGRPLLKPAGAERDSSRVVREHEVETLPCGLVSVMGGKWTTCRPMALDTLDAVADQLGRPLPSPKPLPLLGAADTPDHTRDQLQQQQQELHTLLPATPQRGAQIRHLQGNFGVRAATLVSRWTADERVPLSDVIPICRGELRHAVKAEHARSVTAVLARRCRLAMVDQGDAERLVPLVNDLLEEHQDTTPAGADRLNLAL; encoded by the coding sequence ATGAGCGAACCCCTTGATCTGCTGGTGATCGGTGGCGGCGCCAGTGGTGCCAGCGTGACCTATGAAGCAGCACGCCGCGGCCTGAGCGTGGCGCTGCTGGAAGGGTCTGACCTCAGCTGTGGCACCAGTTGCCGCAGCACCAAGCTGCTGCACGGCGGCGTGCGTTACCTCGAGCTCGCCTTCAAAACAGCAGACCCTGCCCAGCTGCGCCTGGTGCGGGAAGCCCTGCTGGAACGGGGCCACTGGCTGCGGCAAGCCCCCTTTCTCGCCCAACGGCTGGAACTGGCGTTACCCACCAACGGGCTGATCGGTCAGCTCTACTACCGGATGGGGCTTGGGGTCTACGACGCTTTAGCGGGTCAGACCAGCATCGGGTCCAGTCGATGGCTCTCCAAAACCCAGCTGCATCAGGCCTTACCTCAGATCAAACCGGGGCTGAACGGTGGCGTGGCCTACAGCGATGGGCAATTTGACGATGCACGCCTCAACCTGCTGCTTGCCCTCACAGCAGAACAGGCCGGCGCCCAGATCCTTCCAGGCTGTCGCGTCACCAGCCTCACCAAAGACGGATCGGGGCGCATCAACGGTGCCATCAGCATGAACGCCGACGGCCAGGAGCAGCGCTGGACAGCCAGGGCAGTGGTCAACGCCACAGGGATCCAAGCCGACAGCATCCGTCAGATGGCGGATCCCGACGTGCCCGATCGCATGCTCACCAGCCGCGGCGTGCATCTAGTGCTGCGGGCCAACCTCTGCCCGGCTGGAGTCGGTCTGCTGCTGCCCTCCACCGATGACGGTCGGGTGTTGTTCATGCTGCCGTTCTTCGGGCGCACGCTCGTGGGAACCACGGACACCGCCTGTTCCCTCACAGCAGCAGCAACGCCCTCCCAGGACGAGCGGGACTATTTGCTTGCTTACGTCCGTCGCTGGTTCCCCCAGCTCAGCGATTTGGATGTGGGCAGCAGCTGGGCGGGGGGGCGCCCCCTGCTGAAGCCTGCCGGAGCGGAACGCGACAGCAGCCGGGTGGTGAGGGAACACGAGGTGGAGACCTTGCCTTGTGGCCTGGTGAGCGTGATGGGAGGCAAATGGACCACCTGCAGACCCATGGCCCTCGACACCCTTGACGCCGTGGCAGATCAGTTAGGGCGACCGCTCCCGTCCCCCAAGCCCCTTCCCCTGCTTGGCGCAGCCGACACCCCTGATCACACCAGGGATCAACTGCAGCAGCAACAACAGGAACTCCACACCCTCTTGCCAGCCACTCCCCAACGGGGCGCCCAGATCCGACATCTGCAGGGCAACTTCGGCGTCCGCGCCGCAACCCTGGTGAGCCGCTGGACTGCTGACGAACGGGTCCCTCTGAGTGACGTGATCCCGATCTGCCGCGGCGAGCTTCGCCACGCGGTGAAGGCTGAACACGCCCGGAGCGTCACCGCAGTGCTGGCCCGCCGCTGCCGACTGGCCATGGTGGATCAGGGTGATGCGGAACGCCTGGTGCCTCTGGTGAATGACTTACTCGAGGAGCATCAAGACACCACTCCGGCTGGAGCCGATCGGCTCAATCTGGCGCTGTAA
- a CDS encoding ATP-binding protein: MARSKPSLAAKLSRTTGLQLVLVAGSLSALSFSLGRNSGFQQIEAHRATVPVVRVAEQLSRKLSYPTIINDLNVAAVSADPNLLNDFDRLSHRFWRQLKSFPVDYINYGSTDGSFLGIEKLSPDRFAHNEDSQRFGRGTMQVYSMDANGQRLAKTDAIPGMSTSHEEAWYVDTVKAGQPSWSSIYAWEDQPDVFSISYNAPIYNKSNKLLGVVGVDMVINQLSTWLQDTWENQQGLALIVEANGDLVASSQANTLLIGKGDQPQRANLKDITLPLATELHTQFREANIATQQGAKQSLNNTSPRVIELDDQHYLINSTPWGDNYGLTWHLLTAIPADEEWRASELILYLSVITSLAAIGLALAINRRLIKGILTPLTALTSASKSTEVQIEEEAQKREFATPVSYACTLPASSTEEIAGLNKAIQALVQAFNRLTQTLREKDERELKDISQKLKISLEAAAIGHEINQPLSIVRLTAQSLLNTLKRQDPGQSSPALNEGLTTLNAQTERIATITEKMRSLLRNAQTNLGPVDLQQVIDNSIRYVRSNHRNGNWIATHASNTSPGVQPVIEGDAVQLQVALINLLKNGLDALAGQTRSENAPPPSVKITLNEQDAQWTIDVDDNGPGLSQDLLGSMPLSTSKPDGSGLGLFIVRTAVESHQGELTLTTNAWGGLKARINLPKSRT, translated from the coding sequence ATGGCCCGCTCCAAACCATCGCTGGCGGCCAAACTCAGCCGCACCACAGGCCTGCAATTGGTTCTCGTGGCCGGATCCCTGAGCGCCCTGAGTTTCAGCCTGGGACGCAACAGCGGCTTCCAGCAGATTGAAGCGCATCGCGCCACTGTGCCCGTGGTGCGCGTGGCAGAACAACTGAGCCGAAAGCTCAGTTATCCCACCATCATTAATGACCTGAATGTCGCAGCAGTGTCTGCCGACCCCAATCTCCTCAACGACTTTGACCGGCTTTCACACCGTTTCTGGCGACAACTGAAATCCTTTCCTGTTGATTACATCAACTACGGAAGCACGGATGGATCCTTTCTCGGCATTGAGAAGTTATCCCCCGACCGTTTTGCCCACAACGAAGACAGCCAACGTTTCGGGCGGGGCACGATGCAGGTGTATTCCATGGATGCGAACGGCCAACGCCTTGCCAAGACCGATGCCATTCCCGGAATGAGCACATCCCATGAAGAGGCCTGGTATGTGGACACCGTCAAAGCGGGACAACCCAGCTGGAGCAGCATTTATGCCTGGGAAGATCAACCCGATGTGTTTTCCATCTCTTACAACGCACCGATCTACAACAAGTCAAACAAGTTGCTAGGCGTCGTTGGCGTTGACATGGTCATCAACCAACTCAGCACCTGGCTGCAGGACACCTGGGAAAATCAGCAGGGACTCGCACTGATCGTGGAAGCCAATGGCGACCTCGTCGCCAGCTCCCAAGCCAACACCCTGCTGATCGGCAAAGGCGATCAGCCCCAACGCGCCAACCTCAAAGACATCACCCTTCCTTTGGCCACTGAGCTGCACACCCAGTTCCGTGAGGCCAACATCGCAACGCAGCAAGGCGCCAAGCAAAGCCTGAACAACACCAGCCCAAGAGTCATTGAACTCGACGACCAGCACTATCTGATCAATTCCACACCATGGGGCGACAATTACGGCCTCACTTGGCATCTGCTCACAGCCATCCCTGCCGACGAAGAATGGCGCGCCTCCGAGCTGATCCTCTACTTAAGTGTGATCACCAGTCTGGCCGCCATTGGCCTTGCCTTGGCAATCAACAGGCGACTGATCAAGGGGATCCTGACTCCTCTAACGGCCCTCACATCGGCCAGCAAAAGCACGGAAGTGCAGATTGAAGAAGAAGCCCAAAAACGAGAGTTTGCCACGCCTGTCAGCTACGCCTGCACACTTCCAGCATCCAGCACTGAAGAAATTGCTGGCCTCAACAAAGCCATCCAGGCCTTGGTGCAAGCCTTCAACAGACTCACCCAGACCCTTCGAGAGAAAGACGAACGGGAGCTGAAAGATATCAGCCAAAAACTCAAAATCAGCCTGGAAGCTGCGGCCATCGGTCACGAGATCAACCAACCTCTGAGCATCGTTCGCCTCACCGCCCAGTCACTGCTGAACACACTCAAACGGCAAGACCCAGGCCAAAGCTCTCCCGCTCTGAACGAAGGCCTCACCACGCTCAATGCGCAGACAGAACGGATCGCCACGATCACGGAAAAAATGCGTTCCCTACTCCGCAATGCCCAAACCAACCTTGGGCCAGTGGACCTGCAGCAAGTCATCGACAACAGCATCCGCTATGTGCGATCCAATCACCGCAACGGCAACTGGATTGCAACCCATGCTTCAAACACCAGCCCAGGCGTTCAGCCGGTGATTGAAGGCGATGCGGTGCAACTCCAGGTCGCCCTGATCAACCTGCTCAAAAACGGGCTTGATGCCCTTGCTGGTCAAACCCGCAGCGAGAACGCTCCACCTCCCTCGGTGAAGATCACACTGAACGAGCAGGACGCTCAGTGGACGATCGATGTCGATGACAACGGTCCAGGACTGTCCCAAGACTTACTGGGTTCGATGCCACTGTCCACCAGCAAGCCTGATGGCAGTGGGCTGGGGCTGTTCATCGTGCGAACAGCTGTGGAGAGTCACCAAGGTGAACTCACGCTCACAACCAATGCGTGGGGCGGTCTGAAGGCACGCATCAACCTGCCCAAATCCCGCACTTGA
- a CDS encoding alpha-amylase family protein gives MQQPWWNGAVIYELIVRSYADGNGDGVGDFQGLTARLPYLRWLGVEAVWLTPIYPSPLQDGGYDITDFQGIHPDLGDLAAFHRFRTAAHKHGIKVILDLVLNHTSTLHPWFQRARWAPKHSPERDVYVWSDDPNRYSEAPVLFRHFEASNWEWDEVAQQYYLHRFLRHQPDLNYENPLVQEAMLEVVDVWIERGVDGFRLDAIPFLFEEEGSRCEGLPATHAFLQRLRQRVEAHGRDVLLLAEAIQPVEEAAPYLDDSELHGAFNFVLTAHLFAAIASGRVAGLRQCLAEAKAAVPGCRWALPLRNHDELWLGDGHLVSDAVVQTIRAGLHQGHGHWLNWGINRRLAPLLNGDPGSNRVLHALIYSLPGMPCLYYGDELGMGDWPGLRDRDPNRTPMAWTPARNGGFSTAPDPLLVLPSITAPGYDYRVVNVEVQKQLQGSLLNWHRRMLTCRRLLPALRHGDFELLECSHPAVIVYVRTSESMTVLVAANLSAAGASLRLDLSRWKGERTREVLWGCEFPPADHDWFVYLPAHGFSWWLIGEVDAELDDQAAQRSRPVTAPD, from the coding sequence TTGGGGGTGGAAGCGGTCTGGTTGACACCGATCTACCCCTCACCTCTGCAGGACGGCGGATACGACATCACCGACTTTCAGGGGATTCACCCCGACCTCGGCGACCTGGCCGCCTTTCATCGCTTTCGCACCGCGGCCCACAAGCACGGCATCAAGGTGATTCTGGATCTGGTCCTGAATCACACCAGCACCCTGCATCCCTGGTTTCAGCGGGCACGTTGGGCTCCGAAACACAGTCCGGAGCGCGATGTGTACGTCTGGAGTGATGACCCCAATCGCTACAGCGAAGCACCGGTGCTGTTTCGCCATTTCGAGGCGTCGAACTGGGAATGGGATGAGGTCGCTCAGCAGTACTACCTGCACCGCTTTTTGCGCCATCAGCCGGATCTCAATTACGAGAACCCCTTAGTGCAAGAGGCCATGCTCGAGGTGGTCGATGTGTGGATCGAGCGCGGCGTCGATGGCTTCCGCTTGGATGCCATTCCGTTTCTGTTTGAAGAAGAGGGGTCCCGTTGCGAGGGGCTGCCGGCGACCCACGCGTTTCTCCAACGGTTGCGTCAGCGGGTGGAGGCCCATGGTCGGGACGTGCTGCTGTTGGCGGAAGCGATCCAGCCGGTGGAAGAAGCCGCCCCATACCTCGATGATTCCGAGCTGCACGGCGCGTTCAATTTCGTGCTCACGGCCCATCTGTTTGCCGCCATCGCCAGCGGTCGCGTGGCGGGCCTGCGCCAATGCCTGGCCGAGGCGAAGGCTGCGGTGCCGGGCTGTCGTTGGGCACTTCCCTTGCGCAACCATGACGAGCTCTGGCTCGGCGATGGTCACCTGGTTAGCGATGCAGTGGTCCAGACCATCCGGGCCGGCCTGCATCAGGGGCATGGGCACTGGCTCAACTGGGGGATCAACCGCCGCTTGGCCCCCTTGCTGAATGGTGACCCCGGCTCCAATCGGGTGCTGCACGCCTTGATCTACAGCTTGCCGGGCATGCCTTGCCTCTATTACGGCGATGAACTGGGCATGGGTGATTGGCCGGGTCTGCGTGACCGTGATCCCAATCGCACGCCGATGGCCTGGACGCCTGCTCGTAATGGGGGGTTCTCGACTGCTCCGGATCCATTGCTCGTTCTGCCGTCCATCACCGCTCCCGGCTACGACTACCGGGTGGTGAACGTGGAAGTGCAGAAACAGCTGCAGGGGTCCTTGCTCAACTGGCACCGCCGCATGCTCACCTGCAGGCGCCTCTTGCCGGCTCTGCGCCATGGCGACTTCGAATTGCTGGAGTGCAGCCATCCAGCGGTCATTGTTTATGTGCGCACCAGTGAATCGATGACCGTGCTGGTGGCGGCCAACCTCTCGGCAGCCGGTGCTTCGCTGCGTTTGGATCTGAGCCGATGGAAAGGGGAACGCACCCGGGAAGTGCTGTGGGGTTGTGAATTTCCCCCGGCAGACCATGACTGGTTTGTCTACCTCCCAGCCCATGGCTTCAGTTGGTGGCTGATCGGCGAGGTGGATGCGGAGCTCGATGACCAGGCTGCCCAGAGATCCCGGCCCGTTACAGCGCCAGATTGA
- a CDS encoding glycerol kinase: MAATPLLLALDQGTSSSRAALFDNQGRLIAQASAPLAIHYPADGWVEQDPEAIWGSQRQAMAQLEARLTPEQRKNIVGCGITNQRETTVLWRRSDGIPCGPALVWQDGRTADLCQQWKAQGLEADWRQRTGLLLDPYFSASKVQWLLGHEAAATAAAEHDDLCFGTVESWLLWKLTAGQRHCSDMSNASRTLLMDLEKRQWVDRFCEQIGLPHSALPELVPCRGDFGVIAPDLPFAGVPIRALLGDQQAATLGQLCLKPGEAKCTYGTGAFLVVNTGTELRRSDDGLLTTLGWTDAKGNPTYCLEGSLFNAGTVVQWLRDGLGLINNAAEINDLAESVNSSGGVMLVPAFTGWGTPHWDPSARGLLIGLTRDSSRGHIARAALEGIALSVANLVCLAEQAIGHSLGELAVDGGAAASNPLLEAQANSTGLQVRRPANLESTARGVALLAGVQAGVIDDLQDLVATRSQGAELFTPTMDAGQRQRWQSRWDNAVKRSLHWSDGDQA; the protein is encoded by the coding sequence ATGGCAGCAACGCCTCTTCTCCTGGCCCTGGATCAGGGCACCAGCAGTTCGCGCGCGGCCTTATTTGACAACCAAGGTCGGTTGATCGCCCAGGCCTCAGCGCCGCTGGCCATCCACTACCCAGCCGATGGCTGGGTTGAGCAGGATCCTGAAGCGATCTGGGGCAGCCAGCGGCAGGCGATGGCCCAGCTGGAAGCCCGCCTGACGCCGGAACAGCGGAAGAACATTGTTGGCTGTGGCATTACCAACCAACGTGAAACCACAGTGTTGTGGCGCCGCAGTGACGGGATCCCCTGCGGACCAGCTCTGGTGTGGCAAGACGGACGTACGGCCGACCTTTGCCAGCAGTGGAAGGCCCAGGGGCTCGAGGCCGATTGGCGGCAGCGCACGGGGCTGCTGTTGGATCCCTATTTCAGCGCCAGCAAAGTCCAATGGCTGCTGGGCCATGAAGCTGCAGCGACAGCCGCTGCAGAACACGATGACCTCTGCTTTGGCACGGTCGAAAGCTGGTTGCTCTGGAAGCTCACCGCCGGTCAGCGCCACTGCTCCGACATGAGCAATGCCAGCCGCACCCTGCTCATGGATCTGGAAAAGCGGCAATGGGTGGATCGCTTCTGCGAGCAGATCGGTCTGCCGCACTCCGCTCTGCCGGAACTGGTGCCCTGCCGCGGAGACTTCGGGGTGATCGCCCCAGACCTGCCCTTCGCCGGAGTGCCCATCAGGGCACTGTTGGGAGATCAGCAGGCTGCCACCCTCGGGCAGCTTTGCCTCAAGCCGGGAGAAGCGAAATGCACCTACGGAACAGGTGCTTTTTTGGTCGTGAACACCGGTACCGAGCTGCGCCGCTCCGATGACGGGCTGCTCACCACTCTGGGGTGGACGGATGCCAAAGGCAATCCGACCTACTGCCTGGAGGGCAGCCTTTTCAATGCCGGCACGGTGGTGCAGTGGCTGCGGGATGGCCTGGGACTGATCAACAACGCCGCGGAGATCAATGACCTCGCTGAGAGCGTCAACTCCTCCGGGGGCGTCATGCTGGTGCCGGCCTTCACCGGTTGGGGCACCCCCCACTGGGACCCCAGTGCCCGCGGCTTGCTGATTGGTCTCACCCGCGACAGCAGCCGAGGTCACATCGCCCGGGCAGCACTGGAGGGCATTGCTCTCTCCGTCGCCAACCTGGTGTGCCTGGCAGAGCAGGCCATCGGCCACAGCCTGGGAGAGCTGGCCGTGGATGGAGGAGCTGCCGCTTCCAATCCGCTACTCGAAGCCCAAGCCAACAGCACAGGCCTGCAGGTGAGGCGACCCGCCAACCTGGAAAGCACGGCCCGGGGAGTGGCCCTACTGGCCGGGGTGCAAGCCGGAGTGATCGATGACCTCCAGGACCTGGTGGCAACCCGCAGCCAGGGAGCCGAACTGTTCACACCCACCATGGATGCCGGCCAACGGCAGCGTTGGCAATCGCGATGGGACAACGCTGTGAAGCGCAGCCTGCACTGGAGTGACGGCGACCAGGCATGA
- a CDS encoding response regulator transcription factor — protein MVEDQTILLDLLGSVVESFPEVEQVTKADCISTALASSKALPLDLAILDLRLPDGDGCDLGQLLVEQHPNLQLIVLSGAAQDFVCPPALQSSVRAVIDKTDAFEALRQCLTTLIKPAHLGLTARQKEIYDLIGEGKSSKEIAKLLGSALSTVETHRKAISQQLNLSGAELIRAAAIQHHLQKID, from the coding sequence GTGGTGGAAGACCAGACGATTCTCCTGGATCTTCTGGGCTCCGTGGTGGAAAGCTTTCCCGAGGTGGAGCAGGTCACGAAAGCCGACTGCATCAGCACCGCCCTCGCGAGCAGCAAGGCTCTGCCGCTGGATCTGGCCATCCTTGATCTACGGCTTCCCGATGGTGATGGCTGCGACCTCGGGCAACTGCTCGTCGAACAACACCCCAACCTCCAACTCATCGTTCTGTCCGGCGCGGCCCAAGACTTTGTCTGTCCGCCAGCACTGCAATCTTCCGTTCGCGCAGTGATTGACAAAACCGATGCTTTCGAGGCCCTTCGCCAATGCCTCACAACCCTAATCAAACCAGCCCATCTGGGCCTTACCGCTCGGCAAAAGGAGATTTACGACTTAATCGGGGAAGGCAAAAGCAGCAAAGAAATCGCCAAACTTCTGGGGAGCGCACTGTCCACGGTGGAAACCCACCGCAAGGCCATTAGCCAGCAACTCAATCTCAGTGGAGCGGAACTGATTCGCGCCGCGGCCATCCAACACCATCTGCAAAAGATCGACTAA
- the grrA gene encoding GrrA/OscA1 family cyclophane-containing rSAM-modified RiPP has product MNKTTLLTVAAALAASSVLCESSRAAVHRQPDGANALEQRIERLNPEAWAALDPALPQAPDLLARAWGNGGGRAWGNGRGRGFANGGGRRGFGNAYRGGFANW; this is encoded by the coding sequence ATGAACAAAACAACACTCCTCACAGTTGCTGCGGCTTTGGCCGCTAGCTCCGTGCTTTGTGAATCAAGCCGCGCTGCGGTTCATCGTCAGCCCGATGGCGCCAATGCTCTCGAGCAACGCATCGAAAGGCTCAATCCTGAAGCTTGGGCAGCCTTGGATCCTGCGTTGCCGCAGGCTCCTGATCTCTTGGCGCGTGCTTGGGGGAATGGTGGAGGCCGTGCTTGGGGCAACGGGCGTGGTCGTGGTTTTGCAAATGGTGGCGGTCGCCGTGGTTTTGGGAATGCTTATCGGGGAGGGTTCGCGAATTGGTGA
- the grrP gene encoding extracellular substrate binding-like orphan protein GrrP has product MSLRKRASCALLALSAIGLVACQKPAEKPESSSANAFETGTLRAVVIGSALPMVEKSGSSYDGLSFVVLEAIRDQMKWAPQAKADQFSIEPVAVSSPREGLDKIRSGEADIACGVAFSWERQRTLDFTIPFANGGVRVLAPKGTDGTPDGLKGKTIGVVQNSVAADVLAASIDDAQFKFFEGHEQALAALKGEEITVLGGDSLWLKANRAATAPDAVLVPDRPYARSGVGCVVGDATPHLLNVSNLAIGRLLSGYVANDPAVRSEINRWIGSGSAVGLKDDQISTFFRMVLGTTAQLSAK; this is encoded by the coding sequence ATGAGTTTGCGTAAGAGGGCCTCTTGTGCACTGCTTGCTCTGTCGGCCATCGGTTTGGTGGCCTGCCAGAAGCCGGCTGAAAAACCGGAGTCGTCGTCGGCCAATGCCTTTGAAACCGGCACGTTGCGTGCTGTGGTGATCGGGAGCGCTTTGCCGATGGTGGAGAAATCCGGAAGCTCCTACGACGGTTTGTCGTTCGTGGTGCTCGAGGCGATCCGTGATCAGATGAAGTGGGCTCCCCAGGCGAAGGCCGATCAATTCAGTATTGAGCCCGTGGCGGTGAGCTCCCCCCGTGAGGGGCTCGACAAGATCCGCTCGGGTGAGGCAGACATCGCCTGTGGTGTTGCCTTCAGCTGGGAGCGCCAACGAACGCTTGATTTCACGATCCCCTTCGCCAACGGTGGCGTGCGGGTGCTGGCACCCAAAGGCACGGATGGCACTCCAGACGGCCTCAAGGGCAAGACCATCGGTGTGGTGCAGAACAGCGTCGCTGCAGATGTGCTCGCCGCTTCGATCGACGATGCCCAATTCAAGTTCTTTGAGGGGCATGAACAGGCCTTGGCTGCTCTCAAGGGAGAAGAGATCACCGTTTTGGGTGGGGACAGCCTTTGGCTGAAGGCGAACCGCGCGGCCACGGCTCCGGATGCCGTGCTTGTTCCGGATCGGCCCTATGCACGTTCGGGTGTCGGCTGCGTGGTGGGTGATGCCACGCCTCATCTGCTCAATGTCAGCAATTTGGCGATCGGGCGTCTGCTGTCGGGCTATGTCGCCAACGACCCTGCTGTACGTTCTGAAATCAACCGGTGGATCGGCAGCGGCAGTGCCGTGGGTCTGAAGGATGACCAGATCAGCACCTTCTTCCGCATGGTGCTCGGGACGACTGCTCAGCTCAGTGCGAAGTGA
- a CDS encoding LysR substrate-binding domain-containing protein produces the protein MVSLDLLSSLDGLLWLQAGKQVGETFQQHQTTVSRNQKKCARTFGLTLRKQRGTWALQGSTELLNLEREVHQAARFAGQAPLRLEGNGWMDGLLCTPPPPGWRSGACKPVGQSRCLELLRERIVDAWLCPLPDIPSPDPSLSIQPLCALPVRLMVAPEHPLLHQRDLSLERIRRYPWQRIKPGAYPGTEQLLKAHGVWPPARRGQNREAPQDDGPHGVSFRVHIGSVLTSQPEQPALVPLPLNLNAVTGVALIVLQDHADRPAIRHLETRLRQTLQEARKLYPDIQMLA, from the coding sequence GTGGTCAGTCTCGACCTTCTTTCCAGCTTGGATGGCCTGCTGTGGCTTCAGGCCGGAAAGCAGGTGGGCGAGACCTTTCAGCAACACCAAACCACCGTTAGCCGCAACCAGAAAAAGTGCGCCCGCACCTTCGGACTGACCCTGCGTAAACAGAGGGGTACCTGGGCCCTCCAAGGCAGCACTGAGCTGCTGAACCTGGAACGGGAAGTGCACCAGGCCGCTCGGTTTGCTGGGCAGGCTCCTCTCCGGCTCGAGGGGAATGGGTGGATGGATGGCCTGCTCTGCACACCCCCTCCCCCAGGGTGGCGATCGGGTGCTTGCAAGCCTGTCGGCCAATCCCGCTGCCTGGAGCTCCTGCGCGAACGCATCGTGGATGCCTGGCTCTGCCCGCTTCCTGACATCCCGAGCCCAGATCCCAGTCTCAGCATCCAGCCCCTGTGCGCGCTGCCCGTGCGTCTGATGGTGGCGCCCGAGCATCCGCTGCTGCACCAGAGAGATCTGAGTCTGGAGCGAATCAGACGCTATCCCTGGCAACGGATCAAACCAGGGGCCTATCCCGGCACTGAGCAGCTCTTGAAAGCTCACGGAGTTTGGCCGCCGGCGCGCCGGGGGCAGAACCGAGAAGCACCGCAAGACGACGGGCCCCACGGGGTCTCATTTCGGGTGCACATCGGCTCAGTCTTGACCAGCCAACCTGAACAGCCCGCGTTGGTGCCCCTGCCCCTGAATCTCAACGCAGTGACCGGGGTCGCCCTGATCGTGCTCCAAGACCATGCCGATCGGCCCGCCATCCGCCACTTGGAAACCAGGCTGCGACAGACATTGCAGGAGGCTCGAAAGCTGTATCCCGATATCCAGATGCTGGCGTGA
- the aroQ gene encoding type II 3-dehydroquinate dehydratase, giving the protein MRLLLLNGPNLNLLGQREPGLYGSATLAQIEADLQEQARGLGVSLDCFQSNFEGALVDRVHQAMGQVDGILINAGAYTHTSIALRDALLGVAIPYLELHLSNTHAREPFRHHSYLADRAIGVICGFGADSYRLALDGLVHHLKGRAEAAG; this is encoded by the coding sequence ATGCGCCTGCTGTTGCTCAATGGCCCGAACCTCAACCTCCTCGGGCAGCGGGAACCTGGCCTTTATGGCAGTGCAACCCTCGCTCAGATTGAGGCTGACCTTCAGGAGCAGGCCCGTGGCTTAGGCGTCTCGCTGGACTGTTTTCAAAGCAATTTCGAAGGGGCGCTGGTGGATCGTGTCCATCAGGCCATGGGGCAAGTGGACGGGATCCTGATCAATGCGGGGGCCTACACCCACACCTCCATTGCCTTGCGTGATGCTCTTTTGGGCGTGGCGATTCCTTACCTGGAACTGCATCTGAGCAACACCCATGCTCGTGAACCGTTCCGGCATCACTCTTATCTGGCTGACCGGGCCATCGGAGTGATCTGTGGTTTCGGCGCTGATAGCTATCGCCTGGCGCTCGATGGCTTGGTCCACCACTTGAAGGGTCGCGCCGAGGCAGCGGGCTGA
- a CDS encoding tRNA-(ms[2]io[6]A)-hydroxylase, with translation MVVVSPMPAEGQCLEKSVASIRWLAAPTSASWVEQANAHPIEVLIDHAHCERKAAGAAVQLMFRYLCEPGLGEALSPLAREELEHFEQVLEVLKARGRYLEPLPSPGYGALLAKQVRRAEPQRMLDSFLVAGLIEARSHERMALLAEHSPDPELRSLYGALLASEARHFGLYWVLCEQRWDRSVIVPRLEELADVEADILSGDLERPEDVRMHSVGVSRG, from the coding sequence ATGGTGGTTGTTTCTCCGATGCCTGCAGAAGGCCAGTGTCTTGAGAAATCGGTGGCCAGCATCCGTTGGCTGGCGGCACCCACCAGCGCCTCTTGGGTGGAGCAAGCCAATGCGCACCCCATCGAGGTGTTGATTGATCACGCCCACTGCGAGCGCAAGGCCGCGGGGGCAGCTGTTCAGTTGATGTTTCGCTACCTCTGCGAGCCAGGTTTAGGCGAAGCCCTGAGTCCCTTGGCTCGGGAGGAGCTGGAGCATTTCGAGCAAGTGCTGGAGGTTTTGAAAGCCAGGGGCCGTTACCTCGAACCGCTCCCTTCCCCTGGCTACGGCGCGTTGCTGGCCAAGCAGGTGCGTCGTGCGGAGCCGCAGCGGATGCTCGATTCTTTCCTGGTGGCCGGTCTGATTGAGGCGCGCAGTCACGAGCGCATGGCCTTATTGGCCGAACACAGTCCAGACCCTGAGCTGCGCAGCCTCTACGGCGCGTTGCTGGCCAGCGAAGCCCGTCATTTCGGGCTTTATTGGGTGTTGTGCGAACAGCGCTGGGATCGTTCGGTGATCGTGCCGCGTTTGGAAGAGCTGGCTGATGTGGAAGCCGACATTTTGAGCGGCGATCTGGAACGCCCGGAAGACGTACGGATGCATTCCGTCGGGGTGTCGCGCGGCTGA